The DNA window ACTTGATTCGCTGGGTAAAGCGCCCTGCCTTCTAAGCAGCAGGTCGGGGGTTCGAGTCCCTCCGGGCAGGCCATGTCGCTGCGGCGCCTTGCAGACACCGGCTTTCCGCCCGTCGGCGTCGCGCGGGACCTGCCGGCGTCAGGCCTGATCGAACCGGTCGCGCGGCGCGTCGGCGCCGGTCCCATGTCCTTCGAATCCCCGTTGCCAGGCATCGTGCTTGCGCGACCAATCGTGCACGCTCTCGCCGGTCGCCTCCGGCATGTTCTCGCGCCGCAAGTACGGATTCGACTGCCAGCTGGCGCCCTGGTTGGCGGCGCGCGCG is part of the Candidatus Limnocylindrales bacterium genome and encodes:
- a CDS encoding CrpP-related protein, yielding MSVKTVAAPLDETALEREGARAANQGASWQSNPYLRRENMPEATGESVHDWSRKHDAWQRGFEGHGTGADAPRDRFDQA